GTATTGACAATATTATTATAGAACTCAATGCTCCTGAGGTTCCAATAATGGATGGTAGCGCTAGTCCTTTTGTGTGTTTGTTATTGGATGCTGGTATAGAAGAACTTAATAGTGCAAAAAAATTTCTTCGATTAAAACAAACAGTACGTGTTGAAGATGGAGAAAAATGGGCTGAATTAAGGCCGTTTAATGGTTTTACGCTTGATTTTACTATTGATTTCAATCATCCAGCTATCAATGTGGATACACAACATTGTTTTTTTAATTTTTCTTCAGCATCTTTTGTTCATAATATTAGTAGAGCACGTACTTTTGGTTTTATGCGCGATATTAAAGATTTACAATCTCGTGGATTTGCTTTAGGAGGAAGTTTTAATTCTGCTATAATAATTGATGATTATCGTGTACTTAATGAAGATGGTTTACGTTTTGATGATGAATTTGTCCGTCATAAAATGCTTGATGCTATTGGGGATTTATTTATGTGTGGACATAATCTTATTGGTTCTTTTATTGCTTTTAAATCGGGACATACCTTAAATAATAAATTATTAAAAACTGTTTTGTCATGCCAAGAAGCATGGGAACTTGCTACTTTTTCTAACGCATCTGACTTACCTTTAGTATTTTAAGATTTAATCGTATCTTTGAATATAGAATATAATAATAATCATTCTAAATTTTAGCATACAAATTTACCTAGATTTATTTATAGATATTATGTATTTTGATCGAGGTTCTTTTTTATATAAATATATGCAACTGTATGTTTATTTACATATTTTATCTATAGTTTTTTAGATTAAAAATATTAAAGATTACTTAGGTAAATGTATAATAAATACTGTAATAAAGAATTTAGATTATAATTTATTTTCAATTTTACTGAGTTTATTAATCGTTTAATACATCATATATTGTTACGATTATAATAAGTGTTACATGTATATAACATGTATTATACAAATTAGAAAACTAATATTTTTGATATTGTAATTTCCTTTATTTGTATTTATAGAAATTTTTGGTATCGTCAGATTAAGATATTTTTTGATACTCATCATATATCTTTATATATCTGTACAATACAATGACAATTGTAATAATTAATTAGTAATTGCTTTAAAATTTTTTAAATTTGTATAATATATTTCAGTCTTAGAATAATAGAACTATTCTAATCAACTATTAATAATAGTATCATGTTTGTAATATGTTTAAGAAAAGATATGCACATGGATTTTAAATAAATAAAAATTTATATTTATCATGTATTTTATTACAATTTATTAACATTTATTTTGATAAATTGTAAATTAGTATTATTTTACAATTTTTATTAAAATTTTCCTTGTAGTCGTATGTATTATGAACGGAAAATATGTAATTGTTGCACATTATTTAAATAATGTGCTGCCATTGTAATGAGATATAAATTGTCATGTTAACACCATTTAAATTATTTACTAAAATTTTTAAAAATAGAAATGATCGCGTGTTACTTCGTATGAAGAAAGTGGTGGATATGATAAATTATATGGAAAAAGATATACAAAAGTTAAATGATAGTCAACTTGCTTCTAAAACGAATGAGTTTCGCAAATCTATTGAATCAGGTGTAAAAAACCTCGAGAATTTATTACCACAAGCATTTGCTGTAGTACGAGAATCTATTAAGAGAATATTTAATATACGTCTTTTTGATGTCCAATTGTTGGGAGGAATAGTTCTTAACAGTCGATGTATTGCGGAAATGAAAACTGGAGAAGGAAAAACTTTAACTGCTACTTTACCTGCTTATTTGAATGCATTAAGTGGTCAAGGAGTACATATTGTTACAGTTAATAATTATTTAGCACATAGAGATGCAATAAATAATAAACCGTTATTTGAATTTTTAGGATTGACTGTTGGAATTAATTTACCGGGACTATCAGCATCTATGAAACGTGCAGCGTATACAGCAGATATTACCTACGGCACAAACAATGAATACGGTTTCGATTATTTACGCGATAATATGGTTTTTGTCCCAGAAGAACGGGTACAACGAGGATTGCATTATGCGTTAATAGATGAAGTAGATTCTATTTTGATTGATGAAGCTCGTACTCCATTAGTTATTTCTGGACCATCAGATGATACTTCTTTATTATATTCAAAAATCAATGAATTAGTCTTTAGCATAATTCAAAAAAATAAAAGAAATATAGATAATTTACAAAAAGAAGAATATTTCACAGTTGATGAAAAATCCAGACAAGTTATTCTGACTGAGAATGGATTAGTATTAATAGAGCAATTATTAATTAAATCTGGAATCATGAACCAAGGGGAATCGTTGTATTCATCAGATAATATTATATTGATGCATCATGTTAATGCAGCATTTCGTGCTCACATTTTATTTACGTGTGAAGTGGATTATCTTGTTAAAAATGGCGAAATACTTATTATTGATGAACACACAGGACGAGTTATGCCTGGTCGTCGATGGTCAGATGGATTGCACCAAGCAATCGAAGCGAAAGAACATGTAACTATTCAAAATGAAAATCAAACATTAGCTTCAATTACATTTCAAAATTATTTTCGTTTATATGAAAAATTATCTGGTATGACCGGCACCGCTAATACTGAAGCATTTGAATTTCAATCTATCTATAAATTAGATACTATCGTTATACCGACTAATCGTCCTATGATTCGTAATGATTTTCCAGATATAATTTATATGACGGAACATGAAAAGATTGAGGCTATCATTAATGATATCAAAGATTGTGTTAAGAGAAACCAGCCAGTGTTGGTGGGAACTATATCCATTGAAAAATCTGAAATTATTTCTCATGCTTTAAGTCAGATCGGAATTATGCATAAAGTTTTAAATGCGAAATTTCATGCTGCAGAAGCAGATATTATAGCACAAGCAGGATATCCTGGTGCAGTAACTATTGCTACGAATATGGCTGGGCGCGGCACTGACATTATATTAGGAGGAAATTGGCGGGCAGAAATTACTGCGTTGCATAAAGCAAATACATGTAAAATTTTAAAAATTAAATCTGATTGGAAAAAACGTCATCACGCAGTATTAAAATCTGGAGGGTTACATGTCATTGGTACTGAACGGCATGAATCTCGCCGTATTGATAATCAATTGCGTGGACGATCTGGACGACAAGGAGATATAGGTTCGTCTAGATTTTATTTATCCATGGAAGATTCATTAATACGTATTTTTGCTTCTAATAGATTAGTGAACATGATGAAAAAATTAGGAATGAAATCAGGAGAATCTATTGAACATCCATGGATTACTAAAGCTATTGCTCATGCTCAAAAAAAAGTAGAAAATCGTAATTTTGATATTAGAAAACAATTATTAGAATATGATGATGTAGCTAATGATCAACGTCGTGTTATTTATGAACAACGTGATAAATTATTAAATATATCAGATATCAGTGATATTATTAGAAATATTCGTTGTGATGTTGTTGAAAAATTATTTAATATTTATATTCCTTTAGAAATTATAGAGAACAAAAGGGATGTAATGAAATTAGAAGAATGTTTGGAAAAAGATTTTTGTTTAGAGTTACCTCTTCTAAAATGGATAGAGGTAGAGCCCAGATTATATGAAGAAAAAGAAATATTACGTCAACGTATATTAGAAAATATGACACAGAAATATGAACATACTAGAAAAATAATTGGAATAGATATTATGTGTTCTTTTGAAAAAGAAATTATGTTGAGAACGTTTGATGTACTGTGGAAAGAGCATTTAGCGTCAATGGATTATTTGCGTCAAGGAATTCATTTGAGAGGGTATGCACAAAAAGATCCGAAACAGGAATACAAAAGAGAATCATTCTCTATGTTTACTAAAATGTTAGATCATTTAAAATATGAAGTAATAAGCGAAGTGAGCAAGTTAGTAATAGAATTATTCAATAAAAAAGAATCTATTTTAAATTCAACTAATAAATATAATGATTTTCAATCTATAAATACGCAAGTAATGAATACTAAATTGTTATCGATAGATCATTTTTTAAATCAACATACATTAACTAAGAATAAAACAGTGAGTCGCAACGATGCTTGTCCTTGCGGATCTAATAAGAAATTTAAAGAATGTCATGGTAAAATCGTAAATAAACGTCATTGATATATACAAAATATTTTGATTTTAACATTATTGTAATCAGTTACATAGTAAATATAAGTTGATATTATTTTTTAAATCATCACATTTAAATTGAATCTATAAGTAGTAAATTTTTGTAAAATATAAATGTATATATACGTATGATTATGATGTTATAATTATAATTTATGTAAACGTTGTTGTGTTATTTATAACAAACAATTTCGTATGCTGTTTTTTTTGCTACAATATAAATATGGTATAATTTTACGTGTTATTTCATTTACTAAAAATAGTTTTTTTAGTAGTTGTTTTTTCTGCCTTAAGATAATCTCGATGGAGATTATGAATATGTTGTGTCATTCCGTCAATACTTTTGTTATTTTCAATAACATTATCAGCATAGTTTAATCTATGCTGACGGGATACTTGTGATAATAAAATATTTTCAGCATATTGTTTGTGTATTTTATCTCTACTGATAATTCGATTTAACTGAATATCAACGTGTACATCTATCATTAGTATGTGATCTGCATATTTTTGTAAATTATTTTCTATTAACAATGGAACAACCCATAAAATATAAGATGATCGATTGGATAAGATATTTATTGTTTTTTGCGTTTCTTTTCTAATAAGCGGATGCAACAATTGTTCAAGCCATTCTTTATCTTTAGGATTGAAAAAAATAATTTTTTTTAACATGGATCTATTTAATGATCCATTAGAAAATAAAATGTGGGGTCCAAAATGTTTTGTTATCATACGTAAAGCAATGCTGCCAGGTTGCGTGATGTTTTTAGAAATCACATCAGCATCTATTACGGATACTTTCTTTGATAAATTAGAAAATTTTTTAGCAACAACACTTTTTCCAGAACAAATACCACCGGTAAGCGCAACAATATAAGACATAATGTGATGTGTGTTATTAAATAAAAAATGTTTTTATGAAATTTTTTTATAAAAATTATAAAATTAAATTAATATTAAGAATATTTAGAACGATATCTGACAAATTTATATAATGACATCTTATTTTTATAGTAAAAAATAGTTTTTTATAAATATCCAAATAATACTGTTTATTTTTTGCAATATTTTAAGCCTCAATAAAATTTATTGATGATCTTATTACGCAATTAAAAAATTTTCTATAATTAATGATAATTCTTTATTAAATTCATTTGAATAACGTAAAAGTTGGTTATAAACCTGTACATAATATATATCAATAAATTATTACACATAAATAATGATATAACCAATACGGGTTAATTTGTGATCCTACATATATTTCATAAATATTTGTGGTAATAAACATTTATGACATATATATCTATTATATTAGATTTAAATATAATATAATTATCACTTTTTAATAAAAATTAAAATTCATCATGTGTTTAAAAATATTGGAGAAATTACATAAAAATAATGAAATTTTAAAGAAAATATTGATATGAATTGCTTTTAATATATATACAGGAGCAAATATATGTCAACAAAATCACCGAGCAGTCGTAGACGTTCTTCTTTGAATGTATTAATAATTGCTGGAGTTACACCATATCAACGAAAACCTAATGAAGAATATATGAGTTCTGATCAACTTTTACATTTTAAACGTATCCTTAAAACATGGAAAAATCAACTCAAAAAAGATTTAGGATATTTTGCGTTATGTGCGCAAGATCAGGTATCTATCAATTTTCCAGATCCAGTAGATAGAGCGGTGCAAGAAGAAGAATTCAATATTAAATTACGTAATCGAGATAGAGAATATAAACTTGTTAAAAAAATTGAAAAAACCTTAAAAAAAATAGATACAAATGAATTTGGATTTTGTGCTTCATGCGATGTAGAAATCGGCATCAGAAGATTAGAGGCTCGTCCAACAGCTGATTTATGTATTGATTGTAAAACTTTAGAAGAAATTAAAGAAAAACAAATGACCGGATAAATTGTTAATAAAACTAAATTTATATGTGCGTTATATGATATAATTCTGGAAAATTAGTTTTTGAATACCGTAGATATAATTTTATTATGACTATTGATTTAGTTTCTATTTTTTCTGATGTAATGTACATTACAGACATTGTTTATCTAAATATTTATGTGATGTTTTAATTTTGATATTATTTAAAGTTTTTTCATGAAAATGAAGGGGTCGGTAATTTGATAATTTATTGGAATATATAATAAAATGGAACGAGTTTGGGTCAGCATTGGTAGTAATCTGTTAAATCCAAAACAACAAGCGGATCGTGCTATCTGGTCTCTTTCTAAGCTTCCAATGACTAGACTTATAGATTTTTCTTCCTATTATCGTAGTCTGCCATTAGGAGATAAAAATCAGCCCGATTTTCTAAATGCGATAATAATTCTAGATACTAATTTATCTCCAAAAGGATTATTAAGTCATATGCAATATATCGAACGAAAACAAGGACGTGCACGACGATCACGGGATTCTCTTATATGGCAGCCACGTACTTTAGATTTAGATATCTTACTATTTGGAAAATACTTTACATATAGTACTGAATTGACAATACCGCATCATGGTTTGCTTAATCGAGAGTTCGTACTTTATCCATTGATGGCATTAGATAATAATTTCATTTTTCCTAATGGGAGCGTTATAACAGATATCGTTAAAACTGTACCTAAAAATGATTTAGATTTTTGGCAGGAATAATAAAAATGAAAATATATATATTATATATAGACTGTTGTATGTGTTGTTTTTAAAAATAAATTAGACGATATATATTCAACTAAAGATCTAATGATATTGACAGTATTGGTACCTGTGTGTCGTTCGTTTAATGCGGCAGATATATTGATATGATTGTTAAAAATTTAATCAAATAACACATTTTTTATTATTTTTTTACTGTAATTTATAAAAATTCATGTAGCTTTAGAAAAATTTTGTTATTTTTGCTTAAAGTAATTAATAAAAATTTTTATAATTAATAATATATATATATAAAAATTTTTTGATATAATGTTTATTATGCCTAATTTGTTATGTTTTATGTAATAAGTACGCTTTATATTTATACATAAGTGTTATATGTAGAAAACGTATTAAAATATTTTATTTTTAATTAGAATATATTTAACAAAAATTTTACGATTACAAAAAATATTTAATGTTTAGTTGTCATGTACTTAAGTACATAAATATTGTGAATATTACGATACATGAATGTATTGATAATAAAAATGTATACTTACCGATGTCGTTTGGTATATAGATAATTTATGATTTTCAAAATTAGTTAATATTTAGTTTATTATCCTAATAAATGTGGTGTTTTCATTATTTCTTGATGAATGCGAATAGCTGTTGATATATAGTCTATCAATAGTTGCATTGAAATATATCGGGCATTCGCAAATAGCCAAAAAGGATGTTGATCCTTATAGATTTAATATTATTAATTGATTTAATATTATTAATTAAAAAATTAAAATTTATTCAATCGTATTAATTACATAATATTACTATTGAATTTGAAAGTTATTTTGATTATATTCGGTAGTTTAAATGTTTGCTATATTTTCAAATTTGATAATTTTTCTATTTTAGATGCTAATAGCGAAAAATTCAATTTTAAGTATTTATAAAAATTTATTTTAAATATATCATGAATCTAGCATGGTTATATGATGTTTAGTAGTCAAAGTATCACTATTTAATTTATATAAGTTTTTTCGTTGATAAGATCTTATTAAGTAAGAGCAAAAAATATCATCAATGTCTTTTGTGAGTTGTAATAAAAGACCCTTATATACTTATAAGGGATGTGAAGATAAGAATTATCGATTATAGTTCATACAAGCAGCACTTACAATATTTTCTCTTTAAAACTAAAGAGAAAATATTGTATCTTATAATTATGAGATCATATACTTTCTGCATCCCAAATGAATATATGTAAAATATATTAATTATATATGTATATTTCATCCGTAGAAATCTAAAATCGTATACGTTACTTTTTCTGTTAATATGGCAATATTGGTTACTGTTTATCAAAAAATAAAGTTTTATCAATTTAAACCCCATGTATATTTTCATGCTGTTTAATTAAATCATAACAATATTCTTTTAACTTCACACATCAACACTTGACGACATTCTTTAAATTATGAATACTTTTATTGTTTGTTAACTGTATTACGTATTAATAATAGTAAAAAATTTTATGATTATGTATATATTTTGTAGATAAATACTTGTATCCCGAGCGTATAAATATATAGTTATAAGTAATGTATTTATTTATTCATTATTCATTGTATGTATTCATCATACCAATGAACTTCGTTATATACCTTATAAATTACCTTATGAATTGCAATAGACTATACAACGATAAAGTATTATTTGTAAGTTAATTTATTTATTTAAAATTTTAAAGAATCATGTGAAATTTATTGTGTTTGTTTTTTTATATTAGGCAAATCAGTAATTGATCCATTATGAATAGATGCTGCTAATGCTATTGATTCATATAAGGTTGGATGGGCATGAATGGTTAGAGTAATATCTTCTACATCACATCCCATTTCAATGGCTAATGCAATTTCTCCTAATATTTCACTAGCATTCGCGCCTAATATTGATCCCCCAATAATTCTGTTCGTTTTTTTATTAAAAATTAATTTGGTTATGCCTTCTTTACAATCTTCAGTAATTGCTCGACCTGAAGCCATCCAAGGGAAAAGTGCAACTTCATAATCTATATTTTTTTCTTGAGCACTTTTTTCAGTATATCCAACCCACGCTATTTCTGGATCAGTATATATAATGGATGGAATTATTATTGGATCAAAACAACGTTTTTTACCGGAAATAACTTCTGCAGCTACATGTCCTTCATGAATACTTTTATGAGCTAGCATTGGATATCCAATAATATCTCCAATAGCAAAAATGTGTTGAACATTAGTACGCATCTGCTTATCTACAGGAATGAAACCATATTCATTTACATTTACTCCCGCACGCTCGATATTCAACATGTTACCATT
This genomic interval from Candidatus Blochmanniella pennsylvanica str. BPEN contains the following:
- the dksA gene encoding RNA polymerase-binding protein DksA, whose product is MSTKSPSSRRRSSLNVLIIAGVTPYQRKPNEEYMSSDQLLHFKRILKTWKNQLKKDLGYFALCAQDQVSINFPDPVDRAVQEEEFNIKLRNRDREYKLVKKIEKTLKKIDTNEFGFCASCDVEIGIRRLEARPTADLCIDCKTLEEIKEKQMTG
- the secA gene encoding preprotein translocase subunit SecA, with product MLTPFKLFTKIFKNRNDRVLLRMKKVVDMINYMEKDIQKLNDSQLASKTNEFRKSIESGVKNLENLLPQAFAVVRESIKRIFNIRLFDVQLLGGIVLNSRCIAEMKTGEGKTLTATLPAYLNALSGQGVHIVTVNNYLAHRDAINNKPLFEFLGLTVGINLPGLSASMKRAAYTADITYGTNNEYGFDYLRDNMVFVPEERVQRGLHYALIDEVDSILIDEARTPLVISGPSDDTSLLYSKINELVFSIIQKNKRNIDNLQKEEYFTVDEKSRQVILTENGLVLIEQLLIKSGIMNQGESLYSSDNIILMHHVNAAFRAHILFTCEVDYLVKNGEILIIDEHTGRVMPGRRWSDGLHQAIEAKEHVTIQNENQTLASITFQNYFRLYEKLSGMTGTANTEAFEFQSIYKLDTIVIPTNRPMIRNDFPDIIYMTEHEKIEAIINDIKDCVKRNQPVLVGTISIEKSEIISHALSQIGIMHKVLNAKFHAAEADIIAQAGYPGAVTIATNMAGRGTDIILGGNWRAEITALHKANTCKILKIKSDWKKRHHAVLKSGGLHVIGTERHESRRIDNQLRGRSGRQGDIGSSRFYLSMEDSLIRIFASNRLVNMMKKLGMKSGESIEHPWITKAIAHAQKKVENRNFDIRKQLLEYDDVANDQRRVIYEQRDKLLNISDISDIIRNIRCDVVEKLFNIYIPLEIIENKRDVMKLEECLEKDFCLELPLLKWIEVEPRLYEEKEILRQRILENMTQKYEHTRKIIGIDIMCSFEKEIMLRTFDVLWKEHLASMDYLRQGIHLRGYAQKDPKQEYKRESFSMFTKMLDHLKYEVISEVSKLVIELFNKKESILNSTNKYNDFQSINTQVMNTKLLSIDHFLNQHTLTKNKTVSRNDACPCGSNKKFKECHGKIVNKRH
- the coaE gene encoding dephospho-CoA kinase (Dephospho-CoA kinase (CoaE) performs the final step in coenzyme A biosynthesis.), with amino-acid sequence MSYIVALTGGICSGKSVVAKKFSNLSKKVSVIDADVISKNITQPGSIALRMITKHFGPHILFSNGSLNRSMLKKIIFFNPKDKEWLEQLLHPLIRKETQKTINILSNRSSYILWVVPLLIENNLQKYADHILMIDVHVDIQLNRIISRDKIHKQYAENILLSQVSRQHRLNYADNVIENNKSIDGMTQHIHNLHRDYLKAEKTTTKKTIFSK
- the lpxC gene encoding UDP-3-O-acyl-N-acetylglucosamine deacetylase codes for the protein MIKQRTLKRVVQTTGVGLHTGKKVTLTLRPTSANTGIIYRRTDLYPPVDLQVNVKSVGNTVLCTCLINEYGVQIFTVEHLSAAQAGLGIDNIIIELNAPEVPIMDGSASPFVCLLLDAGIEELNSAKKFLRLKQTVRVEDGEKWAELRPFNGFTLDFTIDFNHPAINVDTQHCFFNFSSASFVHNISRARTFGFMRDIKDLQSRGFALGGSFNSAIIIDDYRVLNEDGLRFDDEFVRHKMLDAIGDLFMCGHNLIGSFIAFKSGHTLNNKLLKTVLSCQEAWELATFSNASDLPLVF
- the folK gene encoding 2-amino-4-hydroxy-6-hydroxymethyldihydropteridine diphosphokinase — protein: MERVWVSIGSNLLNPKQQADRAIWSLSKLPMTRLIDFSSYYRSLPLGDKNQPDFLNAIIILDTNLSPKGLLSHMQYIERKQGRARRSRDSLIWQPRTLDLDILLFGKYFTYSTELTIPHHGLLNREFVLYPLMALDNNFIFPNGSVITDIVKTVPKNDLDFWQE